Proteins encoded in a region of the Vibrio sp. CB1-14 genome:
- a CDS encoding multidrug efflux RND transporter permease subunit, with the protein MRFTDIFIKRPVLAVSISFLIALLGLQAVFKMQVREYPEMTNTVVTVTTSYYGASADLVQGFITQPLEQAVAQADNIDYMTSQSVLGKSTITVNMKLNTDPNAALSDILAKTNSVRSQLPKESEDPTVTMSTGSTTAVLYIGFTSDELASSQITDYLERVINPQLFTVNGVSKVDMYGGMKYALRVWLDPLKMAALKMTASDVMNVLNANNYQSATGQATGEFVLYNGSADTQVSNTEELKNLVVSSSDGQVIRLGDIAKVTLEKSHDVYRASANGQEAVVAAINAAPSANPINIAADVLELLPQLEKNLPSNIKMNVMYDSTVAINESIQEVIKTILEAALIVLVVITLFLGSFRAVLIPIVTIPLSLIGVAMVMQAIGFSWNLMTLLAMVLAIGLVVDDAIVVLENVDRHIKLGESPFRAAIIGTREIAVPVIAMTLTLGAVYAPIALMGGITGSLFKEFALTLAGSVFVSGIIALTLSPMMCSKLLKANETPNRFEEKVHHVLDRMTARYEKMLTAVMLHRPVIIGFAIIVFASLPMLFKFIPSELAPSEDKGVVMLMGTGPSNANLDYLQNTMNDVNKILSDQPEVAFAQVFTGVPNSNQAFGIASMVPWSQREASQAEVANRVGALVAEVPGMAVTAFQMPELPGAGSGLPIQFVITTPNSFESLFTIATDIWSDVQQNPQFVYSTLDLNYDSATMKINIDKDMAGAYGVTMQDIGITLSAMMADGYVNRIDLNGRSYEVIPQVERKYRLNPESMNMYFVRSDDGQAIPLGSLISIDVVAEPRSLPHFNQLNSATVGAVPSPGVAMGDAIAWFESIAESKLPSGYNHDYMGEARQYVTEGSALYATFGLALAIIFLVLAIQFESIKDPFVIMVSVPLAICGALIALAWGAATMNIYSQVGLITLVGLITKHGILICEVAKEEQLLHKKSKMEAVMEAAKVRLRPILMTTAAMIAGLIPLMYASGAGAAQRFSIGIVIVAGLAIGTLFTLFVLPVIYTYLAERHKPLPVFVEDKDLEKIARVDEASAACKENRV; encoded by the coding sequence ATGCGTTTTACTGATATTTTCATAAAACGTCCTGTTCTTGCGGTATCGATCAGTTTCTTGATTGCCTTGCTTGGTTTGCAAGCCGTATTCAAGATGCAGGTACGTGAATACCCAGAAATGACGAATACGGTTGTCACAGTGACAACCAGCTACTACGGTGCGAGTGCCGACTTGGTGCAGGGCTTTATTACTCAGCCCCTAGAGCAAGCGGTGGCACAAGCCGACAACATCGACTATATGACATCGCAATCGGTGCTTGGTAAGTCGACAATTACGGTAAACATGAAGCTCAATACAGATCCGAATGCGGCGCTGTCAGATATTCTGGCAAAGACCAACTCGGTTCGTTCTCAGCTTCCTAAAGAGTCTGAAGACCCTACGGTAACCATGTCGACGGGTTCGACAACCGCGGTACTTTATATCGGCTTTACCAGTGATGAGTTGGCGTCGAGTCAGATTACCGACTACCTAGAGCGTGTAATCAACCCGCAGCTATTTACCGTCAACGGCGTATCGAAAGTGGATATGTATGGTGGTATGAAATACGCACTACGCGTATGGCTAGACCCACTGAAAATGGCCGCACTGAAGATGACGGCATCGGACGTAATGAACGTTCTGAATGCCAACAACTATCAGTCTGCAACGGGTCAAGCAACGGGTGAGTTCGTTCTGTATAACGGCAGCGCCGATACTCAGGTATCGAACACAGAAGAGCTAAAGAACCTTGTTGTGAGCTCAAGTGACGGTCAAGTGATTCGCTTAGGTGACATCGCAAAAGTGACGCTTGAGAAAAGTCACGACGTATACCGCGCAAGTGCGAACGGCCAAGAAGCGGTAGTAGCAGCGATCAACGCGGCACCAAGTGCTAACCCGATCAACATTGCAGCCGATGTGCTTGAACTTCTTCCTCAGCTTGAGAAGAACCTACCAAGCAACATCAAAATGAACGTGATGTATGACTCAACAGTAGCGATCAACGAATCGATTCAAGAGGTTATCAAAACCATCCTTGAAGCGGCATTAATCGTACTGGTGGTTATCACTCTATTCCTAGGTTCGTTCCGTGCGGTACTGATCCCTATCGTAACTATCCCGCTATCCCTGATTGGTGTAGCGATGGTGATGCAGGCGATTGGCTTCTCATGGAACCTGATGACGCTGCTGGCGATGGTACTGGCTATCGGTCTGGTAGTAGATGATGCGATCGTTGTTCTTGAGAACGTCGACCGTCACATCAAACTAGGTGAGTCACCGTTCCGTGCAGCCATCATTGGTACACGTGAGATTGCGGTACCGGTTATCGCAATGACACTTACATTGGGTGCAGTATATGCGCCGATCGCTTTGATGGGTGGTATCACAGGCTCGCTGTTTAAAGAGTTTGCCCTGACGCTGGCGGGGTCGGTATTTGTCTCCGGTATCATCGCATTGACGCTATCGCCAATGATGTGTTCGAAGCTACTCAAAGCGAACGAGACACCAAACCGTTTCGAGGAAAAAGTACATCATGTACTTGATCGCATGACCGCTCGCTACGAGAAAATGCTAACGGCAGTTATGCTGCACCGTCCGGTTATTATCGGCTTTGCGATCATCGTGTTTGCCTCTCTCCCTATGCTGTTCAAGTTCATTCCAAGTGAACTTGCACCATCGGAAGATAAAGGCGTAGTGATGTTGATGGGTACTGGTCCGTCGAATGCGAACCTAGACTATCTACAAAACACCATGAACGATGTGAACAAAATTCTGAGCGATCAGCCGGAAGTGGCGTTTGCACAGGTGTTTACTGGTGTTCCTAACTCAAACCAAGCATTTGGTATTGCGTCAATGGTGCCGTGGAGTCAACGTGAAGCAAGCCAAGCTGAAGTGGCGAACCGTGTAGGTGCTCTTGTCGCTGAAGTACCAGGTATGGCTGTGACTGCGTTCCAGATGCCTGAGCTTCCTGGTGCAGGTTCAGGTCTGCCTATTCAGTTTGTTATCACGACACCAAACAGCTTTGAGAGCTTGTTTACTATCGCGACTGATATCTGGAGTGACGTACAGCAAAACCCACAGTTTGTATACTCAACACTGGATTTGAACTACGACTCAGCGACGATGAAAATCAATATCGACAAGGACATGGCTGGCGCCTACGGCGTGACCATGCAAGATATCGGTATTACGCTGAGTGCTATGATGGCCGATGGCTACGTCAACCGTATCGACCTAAATGGTCGTTCGTATGAGGTAATTCCTCAGGTTGAACGTAAGTATCGTCTAAACCCAGAGTCGATGAACATGTACTTCGTACGCTCTGACGACGGTCAAGCTATCCCACTAGGTAGCCTTATCAGTATCGATGTGGTTGCAGAGCCTCGCTCACTGCCTCACTTCAACCAGCTGAACTCAGCAACGGTAGGTGCGGTACCGTCACCAGGCGTAGCGATGGGTGATGCGATTGCATGGTTTGAATCGATTGCAGAAAGCAAACTGCCAAGCGGCTACAACCATGACTACATGGGTGAAGCTCGTCAGTACGTAACTGAAGGTAGCGCACTGTACGCAACATTTGGTCTGGCACTGGCGATCATCTTCTTAGTACTGGCTATCCAGTTTGAGTCGATTAAAGACCCATTCGTTATCATGGTCTCGGTACCGTTAGCGATTTGTGGTGCCTTGATTGCTCTAGCTTGGGGCGCAGCGACCATGAACATCTACTCGCAGGTTGGTTTGATTACCCTAGTCGGTCTGATCACCAAGCACGGTATTCTTATCTGTGAGGTAGCTAAAGAAGAGCAGCTTCTGCATAAGAAGAGCAAGATGGAAGCGGTCATGGAAGCGGCGAAAGTACGTCTTCGCCCAATCCTAATGACAACGGCGGCGATGATCGCAGGTCTTATCCCACTGATGTACGCATCAGGTGCGGGTGCGGCTCAACGCTTTAGTATCGGTATCGTAATCGTTGCAGGTCTTGCCATTGGTACGCTGTTTACGCTATTTGTACTGCCAGTTATCTACACCTACTTGGCAGAACGTCATAAGCCACTACCTGTGTTTGTTGAAGACAAAGACTTAGAGAAAATTGCACGAGTTGACGAAGCTTCAGCTGCATGCAAAGAGAATCGCGTATAA
- the ubiK gene encoding ubiquinone biosynthesis accessory factor UbiK yields MFDPKKLEQIAKQIHDSMPQPVKELGADVDQKVRQVIQGQLNKLDVVSREEFDVQTQVLLRTRQKLTEMEQKLAELEQKLADK; encoded by the coding sequence ATGTTTGACCCAAAGAAACTTGAACAGATTGCTAAGCAAATTCACGACTCTATGCCACAACCCGTGAAAGAGCTTGGTGCGGATGTTGATCAGAAAGTACGTCAAGTGATTCAAGGCCAATTGAATAAGCTTGATGTGGTTAGCCGTGAAGAGTTTGACGTGCAGACTCAAGTACTGCTTCGTACTCGCCAAAAGCTAACGGAAATGGAACAAAAGCTTGCCGAGCTAGAACAAAAGCTAGCTGACAAGTAA
- the ilvC gene encoding ketol-acid reductoisomerase: MANYFNTLNLREQLDQLGRCRFMDRSEFASEADYLKGKKVVIVGCGAQGLNQGLNMRDSGLDVSYALRQAAIDEQRQSFKNAKDNGFVVGSYENLIPQADLVVNLTPDKQHTNVVETVMPLMKEGASLGYSHGFNIVEEGMQIRKDLTVVMVAPKCPGTEVREEYKRGFGVPTLIAVHPENDPQGDGLEIAKAWAAATGGHRAGVLESSFVAEVKSDLMGEQTILCGMLQAGSIVCYEKMIADGIDPSYAGKLLQFGWETITEALKFGGITHMMDRLSNPAKVKAFDLSEELKDLMRPLYNKHMDDIIQGEFSSTMMADWANDDVNLLGWREETAETAFENYPSSDVEISEQEYFDNGILMVAMVRAGVELAFEAMTASGIIDESAYYESLHELPLIANTIARKRLYEMNVVISDTAEYGNYLFANVATPLLREKFMPSVGTDVIGKGLGETSNHVDNGKLIEVNDVIRNHPVEYIGEELRGYMTDMKRIAVGG, translated from the coding sequence ATGGCTAACTATTTCAATACTCTTAACTTGCGTGAGCAATTAGACCAACTAGGTCGTTGTCGTTTTATGGATCGCTCTGAATTTGCTTCAGAAGCGGATTACCTAAAAGGTAAGAAAGTAGTCATTGTTGGTTGTGGTGCTCAAGGCCTAAACCAAGGCTTGAACATGCGCGATTCTGGCCTAGACGTGTCGTACGCACTTCGTCAGGCTGCAATTGATGAGCAGCGTCAATCGTTCAAAAACGCGAAAGACAACGGCTTCGTTGTTGGTAGCTACGAAAACCTAATCCCTCAAGCTGACCTAGTTGTTAACCTAACTCCAGACAAGCAGCACACTAACGTGGTTGAGACGGTAATGCCGCTAATGAAAGAAGGCGCATCACTAGGTTACTCTCACGGCTTCAACATCGTTGAAGAAGGTATGCAAATCCGTAAAGACCTAACGGTTGTCATGGTTGCGCCTAAGTGTCCAGGTACAGAGGTTCGTGAAGAATACAAGCGTGGTTTTGGTGTTCCGACTCTTATCGCAGTTCACCCAGAAAACGATCCTCAAGGTGATGGTCTTGAAATCGCGAAAGCATGGGCAGCAGCAACAGGCGGCCACCGTGCAGGTGTTCTAGAGTCTTCATTCGTTGCTGAAGTTAAGTCTGACCTAATGGGTGAGCAAACTATCCTTTGTGGCATGCTACAAGCGGGTTCAATCGTATGTTACGAGAAGATGATTGCTGACGGTATTGACCCAAGCTACGCAGGTAAACTACTTCAGTTCGGTTGGGAAACTATCACGGAAGCACTGAAATTTGGTGGCATCACGCACATGATGGATCGCCTATCTAACCCAGCGAAAGTGAAGGCGTTTGACCTGTCTGAAGAGCTAAAAGACCTAATGCGTCCGCTTTACAACAAGCACATGGATGACATCATCCAAGGCGAATTCTCTAGCACTATGATGGCTGACTGGGCAAATGATGACGTGAACCTTCTAGGCTGGCGTGAAGAAACTGCTGAAACAGCATTCGAAAACTACCCATCATCTGATGTAGAAATTTCTGAGCAAGAATACTTCGACAACGGCATCCTAATGGTGGCTATGGTTCGTGCCGGTGTTGAGCTTGCGTTCGAAGCAATGACGGCATCTGGTATTATCGATGAGTCTGCATACTACGAGTCTCTACACGAACTACCACTGATTGCAAATACGATTGCACGTAAGCGTCTATACGAAATGAACGTAGTAATCTCTGATACTGCTGAATACGGCAACTACCTATTCGCTAACGTTGCAACCCCACTTCTTCGTGAGAAGTTCATGCCATCAGTAGGTACTGACGTAATCGGTAAAGGCCTAGGTGAGACATCTAACCATGTAGATAACGGCAAGCTAATCGAAGTAAACGACGTTATCCGCAACCACCCAGTTGAGTACATCGGTGAAGAGCTACGTGGCTACATGACAGACATGAAGCGCATCGCTGTAGGCGGCTAA
- the ilvY gene encoding HTH-type transcriptional activator IlvY: MNIKSLQAFIHLCESKSFSKTATAMHVSASALSRQIQKLEQDTHQSLFLRDNRSVELTPAGKKLLPIAVNIVSEWQQFQSDSQHGEQELRGKLRLFCSVTASYSHLPELLAEFRLLYPYIEFELSTGDPAQAIDKVINDETDIAISALPELLPARLEFETISEIPLSVIAPAGVSSFGSELADGMPDWNKIPFIVPEAGTARERANLWFKKMRIKPNIYAQVSGHEAIVSMVALGCGVGIAPEVVIVNSPVRDKIQRLKLEPIKPFKLGVVCKRSNLDNPLLSAFWKVAEKVYIQP, translated from the coding sequence ATGAATATTAAAAGCCTTCAAGCTTTTATCCACCTTTGTGAGAGTAAAAGCTTCAGTAAAACCGCAACAGCGATGCATGTCAGTGCTTCTGCACTGAGTCGCCAGATTCAAAAGCTAGAACAAGACACCCATCAAAGCCTGTTCTTACGTGATAACCGCTCAGTAGAGCTAACGCCTGCAGGCAAGAAATTACTGCCGATCGCCGTTAACATTGTGAGTGAGTGGCAACAGTTTCAATCAGACAGCCAACATGGTGAACAGGAACTTCGCGGCAAGCTACGACTGTTTTGTTCGGTCACCGCAAGTTACAGCCATCTGCCCGAACTATTGGCAGAGTTTAGGCTGCTCTATCCCTATATCGAGTTTGAGCTCTCAACAGGCGATCCCGCGCAAGCAATAGATAAAGTCATTAACGATGAGACCGACATTGCTATCTCAGCTTTGCCCGAACTGCTTCCTGCAAGGTTGGAATTTGAGACCATCAGTGAGATCCCTCTATCTGTCATCGCGCCAGCAGGGGTCAGCAGCTTTGGCTCTGAACTTGCTGATGGCATGCCAGACTGGAATAAGATCCCGTTTATAGTCCCAGAAGCGGGTACCGCTCGCGAAAGAGCCAATCTATGGTTTAAAAAAATGCGCATTAAGCCCAACATCTATGCACAGGTATCGGGTCATGAAGCCATTGTTAGTATGGTGGCACTGGGGTGTGGCGTGGGCATTGCACCAGAGGTCGTTATCGTCAACAGTCCGGTTCGGGACAAGATCCAGCGTCTAAAGCTGGAGCCTATCAAACCCTTCAAGTTAGGGGTGGTATGTAAACGCTCAAACCTCGATAACCCACTGCTGTCCGCATTTTGGAAAGTCGCTGAGAAGGTCTATATTCAGCCTTAG